In the Synergistaceae bacterium genome, one interval contains:
- a CDS encoding ABC transporter substrate-binding protein translates to MKKVTVALSLLFVLCLSVAASAAAPIKIGYLAALTGDYAAYGMTEVN, encoded by the coding sequence ATGAAAAAAGTAACCGTAGCCCTGTCTCTATTGTTTGTTTTGTGTTTGAGTGTAGCAGCTTCAGCTGCAGCTCCCATCAAAATTGGTTATCTAGCTGCACTTACGGGAGACTACGCAGCATATGGAATGACTGAGGTTAATAT